In the Telopea speciosissima isolate NSW1024214 ecotype Mountain lineage chromosome 2, Tspe_v1, whole genome shotgun sequence genome, one interval contains:
- the LOC122650460 gene encoding transcription factor FER-LIKE IRON DEFICIENCY-INDUCED TRANSCRIPTION FACTOR-like: protein MDNHSFRNPSIQLNEDYGFHDFNNEGNLGQYIDLIRGQNAEPITNFNQTTYDTAAAELLFYGGLVDNNNQFCTSTSTTTTPQGTNLFDFNSLNTSDPEYILNGLPMVGEDVGFEMEDDEYDEDDSSVTTNNGLPQGSTKADRSKTLVSERRRRGRMKEKLYALRSLVPNITKMDTASIVGDAVEYVRDLQMEARNLKAEIAGLRSSLKGGEGSPQDLGDNLKKAQAGEKNQPSCKKIVQMDVFQEEERGYYVRLACNNGEGVVVALHKALESLTRFDVQRSNFAVASERSVMTFKVNVKEGGEEMNMSTLKIWVTGALLNQGFEFKTPVAS, encoded by the exons ATGGATAATCATTCATTCCGAAACCCTTCAATTCAACTAAACGAAGATTATGGATTTCATGATTTCAACAACGAAGGCAATCTTGGGCAGTACATCGATCTCATCAGAGGACAAAATGCAGAGCCCATCACTAATTTCAACCAAACAACTTATGATACAGCAGCAGCAGAGCTCTTGTTCTATGGTGGCTTGGTTGATAATAATAATCAATTTTGTACTAGTACTTCTACTACCACTACTCCACAAGGAACAAACCTGTTTGATTTTAATTCTCTCAATACTTCAGATCCAGAATATATTCTCAATGGATTGCCAATGGTGGGTGAAGACGTTGGATTCGAAATGGAAGACGACGAATACGACGAAGACGATTCGTCGGTGACAACAAACAATGGGCTGCCACAAGGATCAACGAAAGCTGATCGTTCCAAGACCTTAGTTTCAGAGCGAAGGCGAAGGGGTCGAATGAAGGAGAAGCTCTATGCTTTGCGTTCTTTGGTTCCTAATATTACTAAG ATGGACACAGCTTCCATTGTAGGAGATGCAGTAGAATATGTGAGAGATTTGCAAATGGAAGCTAGGAACTTAAAAGCAGAAATTGCAGGGCTCAGATCATCGCTAAAAGGTGGAGAAGGGAGTCCACAAGATTTGGGTGATAATCTAAAGAAGGCCCAAGCTGGAGAGAAGAATCAACCAAGCTGCAAAAAGATAGTGCAG ATGGATGTGTtccaagaagaggaaagagggtATTACGTGAGATTGGCATGCAACAATGGAGAAGGAGTGGTAGTAGCTCTTCACAAAGCACTTGAGTCCCTAACAAGATTCGATGTTCAAAGATCCAACTTCGCTGTCGCTTCTGAGAGATCAGTTATGACATTTAAGGTCAAC GTGAAAGAAGGTGGGGAGGAGATGAACATGTCCACACTGAAGATATGGGTGACGGGGGCTCTTCTCAACCAAGGATTTGAATTCAAAACCCCAGTAGCTtcttga